In one Candidatus Nanopelagicus limnes genomic region, the following are encoded:
- the rsmG gene encoding 16S rRNA (guanine(527)-N(7))-methyltransferase RsmG gives MKPTPELLAYFGENQGKIQAFATLLKTTGIEHGLIGPKEGDRIWQRHIANCIPITTIIPNRVRLADIGSGAGLPGVVIALARPDLKVTLIEPLQRRVDFLNQVIAELELPIKVVRGRAEAVKMQFEVVTARAVAPLEKLIQISWHMIPKGGCLLAIKGESAAEELAATKLKKGSTAKLHEISLPNLPVARVVEVLKGA, from the coding sequence GTGAAACCAACCCCTGAGTTACTGGCCTACTTTGGCGAAAACCAGGGCAAGATCCAAGCCTTTGCCACTCTGCTTAAAACCACTGGAATTGAGCATGGCTTAATTGGCCCCAAAGAGGGGGATCGGATCTGGCAGCGCCACATCGCAAACTGCATCCCCATCACCACCATCATTCCTAACAGGGTGCGGCTAGCAGATATTGGCTCTGGGGCAGGACTGCCCGGGGTTGTTATAGCGCTGGCTCGGCCTGATCTAAAGGTAACCCTGATTGAACCACTGCAACGGAGGGTGGATTTTCTAAATCAGGTGATCGCAGAGCTTGAACTGCCCATCAAAGTGGTCCGGGGCAGGGCGGAGGCGGTAAAGATGCAATTTGAGGTAGTCACCGCCAGGGCGGTAGCACCGCTTGAAAAACTGATCCAAATCTCCTGGCACATGATCCCAAAGGGTGGGTGCCTACTGGCGATAAAAGGGGAGAGTGCGGCTGAGGAGTTAGCGGCCACCAAGCTTAAAAAAGGTTCAACCGCCAAGCTTCATGAAATATCACTACCCAATCTGCCTGTGGCAAGGGTGGTTGAAGTACTTAAGGGTGCTTAA
- a CDS encoding protein jag has protein sequence MSEVKSEKVVEKKSLIAQLEEEGDVAADYLEGLLDIADLDGDIDIDVENDRAALAIAGGKLSHLVGGRGEVLDSLQELTRLAVQTSLGERSRLMLDIDNFRGDKKTELAQLAKETAEEVKSTGEAIKLRPMNAFERKVVHDTIQEIGLTSESEGEDPDRCVVVLPA, from the coding sequence ATGAGTGAAGTAAAGAGTGAAAAGGTTGTTGAAAAGAAGAGCTTGATCGCCCAACTTGAAGAAGAGGGGGATGTAGCAGCTGATTACCTAGAAGGCTTACTTGATATTGCAGATCTTGATGGGGACATTGATATTGATGTTGAAAATGACCGAGCAGCCCTAGCAATTGCTGGCGGCAAACTCTCCCACCTAGTTGGCGGAAGAGGTGAGGTTCTTGATTCTCTTCAGGAGCTAACCCGGCTAGCGGTTCAAACCTCCCTGGGTGAGCGAAGCAGGTTAATGCTAGACATCGACAACTTTAGAGGCGATAAAAAGACCGAGCTAGCTCAACTAGCTAAAGAGACCGCCGAAGAGGTTAAGTCCACTGGTGAGGCGATAAAGCTTCGGCCAATGAACGCCTTTGAACGCAAGGTTGTTCATGACACTATTCAAGAGATTGGCCTAACCAGTGAATCTGAGGGTGAAGACCCAGATCGCTGCGTGGTAGTTCTTCCCGCCTAA
- the yidC gene encoding membrane protein insertase YidC, whose protein sequence is MLDSILNGLYTAVSWVLVTFHDLLAFTNNTDLQWVVGIIALVILIRIILIPLFVKQIKSQRALTALQPHMKAIQKKYKDDRQKQSEEMMKLYKEHKTNPFASCFPILAQAPIFFALFWVLNSISQNQPRGLLKGEYLISAREASFFGAPLSGTFLGSSEFSTKAIAIVLIIFMSATTFTTQRQLMVKGMPKMDSSNNMMLQQQKIMLYLFPIIFAVTGVNFPIGVLIYWSTTNLWTWGQQYYVIKRNPAPGSPAYEELQKKKAAKGLLDEKSNNADGTTIVEDQPEQTGQRVQPKRDKKRKKKNR, encoded by the coding sequence TTGTTAGATTCCATTCTAAACGGCCTATATACAGCAGTTTCTTGGGTATTAGTAACCTTCCATGATCTTCTAGCTTTCACCAACAACACAGATCTGCAATGGGTAGTTGGGATTATCGCCCTAGTTATTTTGATTCGAATTATCTTAATTCCACTTTTTGTTAAACAGATTAAATCTCAACGTGCCTTAACTGCTCTGCAACCACATATGAAGGCGATCCAAAAGAAGTATAAGGATGATCGACAAAAACAATCTGAAGAGATGATGAAGCTCTATAAAGAGCATAAAACAAATCCCTTTGCTTCCTGTTTTCCAATCCTTGCCCAAGCGCCAATATTTTTCGCACTCTTTTGGGTACTAAATAGCATTAGCCAAAACCAACCTCGCGGTTTGTTGAAGGGTGAGTATTTAATATCTGCTCGAGAAGCTAGTTTTTTTGGTGCCCCACTATCTGGCACCTTCCTAGGATCAAGTGAGTTCTCCACCAAAGCGATTGCAATTGTCTTAATTATTTTTATGTCCGCCACCACCTTCACCACCCAACGTCAGTTGATGGTTAAAGGAATGCCAAAGATGGATTCCTCAAACAACATGATGTTGCAACAGCAAAAAATTATGTTGTACTTATTCCCAATTATTTTTGCTGTAACCGGTGTTAACTTTCCAATCGGAGTTTTAATTTATTGGTCAACCACAAATCTTTGGACATGGGGTCAGCAGTACTACGTAATTAAACGAAACCCAGCTCCAGGATCTCCTGCCTATGAAGAGTTACAAAAAAAGAAGGCAGCAAAAGGATTACTTGATGAAAAAAGTAATAATGCAGATGGCACCACAATTGTTGAAGATCAACCAGAGCAAACCGGACAGAGAGTTCAACCAAAGAGAGATAAAAAGCGTAAGAAAAAGAATCGTTAA
- the yidD gene encoding membrane protein insertion efficiency factor YidD: MRFILILPIKLYQKYISPLLAPRCKYYPSCSTYTELAINEFGLKGLLMGVYRFVRCNPFSHGGVDYPSKSAVNVVRERQLSC; encoded by the coding sequence ATGAGATTCATTTTGATCCTGCCAATTAAGCTATATCAAAAATATATCTCACCACTTTTAGCGCCTCGCTGTAAGTACTACCCATCCTGTTCTACCTATACCGAGCTAGCGATAAATGAGTTTGGTTTAAAAGGATTATTAATGGGAGTTTATCGCTTTGTTAGATGTAACCCCTTTTCACATGGTGGGGTGGACTACCCATCAAAGAGTGCGGTTAATGTGGTTAGAGAGAGGCAATTAAGTTGTTAG
- the rnpA gene encoding ribonuclease P protein component has product MLPKPNRLRAGSDFNLITKTGARFSSPNLVLYANLAKTDQPKIGFIVNRSVGGSVTRHLVTRKLRHNFASHIQVLPKNLMIVVRVLKSQNNYSTEVNQLIEKALLKFSSQNNKADL; this is encoded by the coding sequence GTGTTACCTAAACCAAACCGGCTACGGGCTGGATCAGATTTTAATCTCATCACCAAAACAGGTGCTCGCTTTTCTTCCCCAAATTTAGTTTTGTATGCAAACCTGGCAAAAACAGATCAACCAAAAATCGGCTTCATTGTTAATCGCTCAGTGGGCGGCTCAGTAACCAGACACCTTGTCACTAGAAAACTTCGACATAATTTTGCAAGCCATATTCAAGTACTACCGAAGAATCTAATGATTGTGGTTAGAGTTTTAAAATCTCAAAATAATTATTCAACCGAAGTTAATCAACTAATCGAAAAAGCATTGCTTAAGTTTTCAAGCCAAAACAATAAGGCAGATCTATGA